One Ricinus communis isolate WT05 ecotype wild-type chromosome 7, ASM1957865v1, whole genome shotgun sequence genomic region harbors:
- the LOC8284910 gene encoding homeobox-leucine zipper protein ATHB-6: MKRLGSSDSLGALMSICPSTDEHSPRNSNHYGREFQSMLDGLDEEACIEESGHVAEKKRRLSVDQVKALEKNFEVENKLEPERKVKLAQELGLQPRQVAVWFQNRRARWKTKQLERDYGVLKANYESLKVNYDSLQHDNEALLKEIRELKAKLNDENTESNVSVKEEIILPESDDKATKKPPLVDSLAAAETKEDLNYDSFNNNNGVAEVATFFPDFKDGSSDSDSSAILNEDNSPISSSGILQNHQLIMSPPPASSSSLDCFQFTSSKAYNQTQFVKMEEHNFFSSEEACNFFSDDQAPTLQWYCPDQWN; the protein is encoded by the exons ATGAAGAGACTTGGCAGCTCTGATTCTCTTGGTGCTTTGATGTCCATCTGTCCATCTACAG ATGAACATAGTCCGAGAAACAGCAACCATTATGGGAGGGAATTTCAGTCCATGTTGGATGGTTTAGATGAGGAAGCCTGTATAGAAGAATCAGGCCATGTCGCGGAGAAAAAAAGGCGACTGAGTGTAGATCAAGTCAAGGCCTTGGAGAAGAACTTTGAAGTTGAAAACAAGCTGGAACCCGAAAGAAAAGTGAAACTAGCCCAAGAACTTGGTTTGCAACCTAGACAAGTTGCCGTCTGGTTTCAAAACCGCCGTGCACGGTGGAAAACCAAGCAATTGGAAAGAGATTATGGTGTTCTTAAAGCCAATTATGAATCTCTTAAGGTCAATTACGATTCCCTCCAGCATGACAATGAAGCTTTACTCAAAGAG ATAAGAGAACTGAAGGCAAAGCTCAACGATGAGAATACAGAAAGCAATGTTTCTGTTAAAGAAGAGATAATCTTGCCGGAATCTGATGACAAAGCAACCAAAAAGCCACCACTAGTTGATTCTCTGGCAGCGGCAGAAACAAAAGAAGACTTGAACTATGATAGCTTCAATAACAACAATGGAGTAGCAGAGGTGGCAACTTTTTTCCCAGACTTCAAAGATGGGTCATCAGATAGTGACTCGAGCGCGATCTTAAATGAAGATAACAGTCCAATTTCATCATCTGGGATACTCCAAAACCACCAGTTAATTATGTCTCCTCCACCTGCATCTTCATCATCCTTAGACTGCTTCCAGTTCACATCATCAAAAGCTTATAATCAGACCCAGTTCGTGAAGATGGAAGAACACAATTTCTTTAGCAGTGAAGAGGcatgtaatttcttttctgatgaCCAAGCTCCTACCCTCCAATGGTACTGCCCTGATCAATGGAATTAG